The genomic region TATTTTAACCAAGAAAAATCATTTATAATTTAAGGGTTTTGTCTATGCCACAAAATGTTGCAATTGTGACAATTTTACATAGTAGGTTTCTGTTCATTTTTAACAAGATGTCATTGTGTGCGGTGTGGCCATCAATATTTCCTGACAAAGAAAGCAGTGCCATATAGATCATGTCATGTTAGTGCCTCGGGTGGGAATTAGATTTTGTGCCAAACTATTAAGAGGGGATACTGAATTGGATAGTCTATAGTGACATTTCTCTTCCTTTGGAGCTAAAACATAACACTTTTTAATGGAGTTAAGAATGATGAGACAGTTCAGACAAATGTGTGTGTAATTCAGTTAACCCCCCCATCCATTCACAGCACTTTATTCAACACATGCATTCGCTCCTGtataatattacatttgttttgtttgtggTACTATGGACACTAGAGGGCTTTTGACACTGAGTAAAAGTTGTCATTAAACAATTCATGTGGAGATGCTATGGGAAATGCAACATGTTTTTCTCACATCTCTCCTTGGCCTGTCCTGATATGCACCACCATCACCTCAATTGTCTCTAGACAGAGCTAGGACATTTTAACATATTTAATGAATGAACAAAACATGTTTGCCAGTGTTGATCGTTGTCACACACTCCTTCATAAAATAAGTGCAGCCAGTTTCAAAAGTTGAGACAAACTGTAGTCTGGAGATTGTAACACTTTGATTAGGAATATACAATGAAGGGAACATGTAGAACTACAGCACAAAGCAATGGGCAGAACAGTTTTTGGATGAGCTAGCTTAAGTGGTGTTCCACTACCTGTCTTCATATATTGACACTGAACCATTTCAACCATCTGATCCTTTTCTGTGCATATTTGTTTCCACTTGATCTATTTTGTAATTAACCTCAAAGTGTTTTCCTAGTGGCACTTTGCCTGATTTTATTTATTTGCCTGTCATTGGAGGAAATCATTTTCTATGGCCTAATTGTTGCGATCTTGGAGGAAGTTAAACTAGGGATGTGCCTGTAGCTTTTAACCACCTGCCTAAATACTTAGCATACCAGTGACTGTTCACAACAATTGTCAATTAGCAGAGTTGAGGAATGAGTTTTATTAAGTATTGCCCTTAATGGTAACCCTGCTAAAAGACTTTGGTTGCACAGTGCCTCTGCACAGCAATGGGTTGTCAGAGTTAGTATTTTAGTCCCCTGTCACTTAAATTAGTGATGTGGCACTTCCAAAGGCTGTGAGACTGCCACTATACGTCCTGACTCAAGGTTTTGACCCTAAACATTTGAAAGGTTTTAGTTCCCCTAAAGTTTGTCCATGATTGACAGAATGACTCATGCTCACCCTCAGTGTTGACTTCCTGTTCTAGATTATGACAATGACTCAGCTTCCTGTTGCTTTtcacccaaatggcaccctattccctatatagtggactgctttcaagtagtgcactatatacggaacaggatgccatttgggactcaaacgTTCCTACTGTGGACTTGATTGCCAGCTTAACCTTAAGGTTTCTTTTTTTGTGCAACATGTTTTTCCTATTAAATGTCATGATTCAGGAGCCTGGcttgttcagtcatttcattcacTTCTCTGAATTTGTGAATCTGAAGTCATTTCAGATTAAAGAAGCAAACAAGACATTAACACACTTTGAATTAACCTAGAAATTGAAAAGGGATATAAAATGTACAGTTAAATGCCTGTTAGTTGATTGGAGCAGCTTTATTAGTCTTTGCAACACTGATACATTGGGAGGGATGCTTGGTACAGAAAAATACATTTGGCCTGTAAACCTGTTCAACAAATGCCTCTTAGCTACTGTGTTCGTGTGtgaatttacaaaaatacattaaGCTATAATATTAATGACTCAGGACAGTTATTCCGTTCCGTGTTGTATGTATGGGTGCACATTTCACTTGGGGAATGAACGAGTCAATCCCTCTTCAGGTTCATATCCATATGGTCCTAAAACCCCACTTCTCGCCTTACATTCTCCAGGTGGTCCACTGGGTGTGACTAGCTTGTGggtcctttaaaaaatatatatcttactACACAACAGGAACCTGGCCTGAAATGCACTGAATGACAATTACACAAATGGAGTCAGGGTTACCATTCCTCATGGTACTGTCCTTCCATGTCATTAACTGCATTTTAACCATTTGTCACTTCCTCCTCATTCTCCTGGAAGTAAGGATGTTCTAGAGCATTCAGGGCAGAGATTCTTCTTAGAGGGTCAAAAGTTAGCATTTTCTGTGGGAAAAACAGAACACTTGAGTTTACAAATGTGAATCAAGTAAGACAATTACAAGTAGGGTTTGTCCTATCTTGTATAACGCCATAACTTTATTTTGTTAATCATAGCTTTTACAAGCATTGGTCTGGATAATAAAATAATACACTTTTGGCCAGGATTCACACTAACCCAAGTGGATCCTGGAACCGGTTTATACAATTCTACCATTTTGCATTTCAACGCTACCAAAAAGTTTATTTTCAAACCGAATACCCTCCACAGCTGGTTAGAAAACCAAGTCGTCTCACCAGCAGCAACTCTGTCCCCTGTTTATTGATCTCTGGAGCGTAGTCGGTGATTGGGCGGGGGCTGATAGGACTGAAGTTGTGTCGTGAGAGGGTGACATCAGCAGGCCACTCCTCCTCAGGTGGCAGGCCAATCACACTGTGGAATGGCAGGCAGGAAGGTTCAAGCCAGCTAGTCAGACAAGCATTTCAGAAAGAATTGACAGAAGACTGATCCAAAGTGACAAGacggttacgtcccaaatggcacttgtcaaaagaagtgcactatatagggtgccatttgggatacaaacaAAGAGATTCCAGCCCATACTCACTTGAATATCTTTCCCAGTTGGTCCACTTCAGAGTCTCCACAGAACAATGGTCTACATGAGAGAGTTTGGATTTGGGTTAAAGTGCTGTTGGCCAATTTCCCCAGCTGTGAAACAAGCAGTACCGTCTGTCTATATGCCCCCAAATGTCCCCATTTTATTGTACCGACCTATGGCCATGTCTGTGGGAGATTACAGGGGCCTGGCTGACCATTCTGTGTAGACTGGTGTGGCCTGGTCGTTAGTGTGGGACCATAATGATAAGAGAAGAATCCCTGAGTGCCACAGCAGTAGTCTGCTATACTGCCATTTGACTACATGGTGGCAGCATAATCACAGAAATGAGTGCTCGGTCACACTACAGCCAGAAACAAATTGGGTTTGTCTTGCTCCATAtttgactcgtttcaggaaactaggcatatgtcgcgggtcactacttcacaggagagccatttgaatcaaaataaaaataaatttaaaagaaagtgttttttggcagaaatgccttctgaaacacgtgaactttcatgtgccttaataacaaatgtgtatgccatctgtaaatacgaatacaattgttaaattacgagcctattTGGTTCAGCCACAAAAAAAGCAAACAACCTTCTCACTAACCATGATTGACTgggataatgagtgggctggacatgccgagaggagttcagattggtctgccatacagAAGGCTTCTGTCTAATTGAGCTAATAAGtctgttggtaatcctgtcgattacagctttttttcctttaaaaaaaaaagtatcatgtagtggagctgcataagtgttgatATCCACTTTCTGGTGGATAGAGTTTTGAAATCAtgggaattagagtatgatagctaaagagatggagaaaacccCTGTTTCTGGATTaaatcttcaaactaagggcaaccatggcatagCATCCAGGGCCCCCAACCTCCAGCGGgcccccagatagcatatgatagcaaaaatgtgtagaattggtccaatttcctgcaattctacacatttctgctatcatatgctatctgggggcCCCGGGGCATGTACCCTAGGTGCCTGTTCGGTAATCTGGCCATGAGTGTTAACTTTGCCATGTGTAATATTATCGATAAATCCAATGGGAATCATGTTAGAATGTCAGAttaagggcctcccgagtggcgaagTGGTCAAAGGCACTACACGCAGCACTAGAccacctttattccacacacagagacgtgtacaaagttctccctccatttggcaaatctgaccataattctatcctcctgatttctgctgtcaagcaaaaactaaagcaggaagcaccagtgactcggtcaataagaaggtggtcagatgaagcagattctaaactacaggactgttttgctagcaccgactggaatatgttccggaattcttctgatggcattgaggagtacaccacaacagtcactggcttcatcaataagtgcatctgaCGTCGTCCTCACAGTGACCCTAAgttcataccccaaccagaagccatggattacaggcaacatccgcactgagctaaaggctagagctgccgctttcaatgagtgggactctaacccggaagcctataagaaatcccgctatgacctccgacgaacaacaaaaaacaggcaaagcgccaatacaggactaagatcgaatcgtactacaccggctctagTTCtcgtgcccaagaaagcgaaggtaacctgcctaaatgactacagacccgtagcactcacgtctgtagccatgaagtgctttgaaagactggtcatgctcacatcaacaccattatcccagaaactctagacccactccaatttgtataccgccccaacagatccacagatgatgtaatccCTATTGAACTcaacactgtcctttcccacctggacaaaagggcGGCAGGAAGGGGGTGgtgggtaccctagtggttagagcgttgggccagtaaccgtacattgactctgtatcggtaccctctttatatagcctcgctttttattttactgctgctgtttaattatgttacttgtattttctattttttacttaaccaaGCATTgttggacatccagccaatttgataTAATTGggacgcattggagtcaacatgggccagcatccctgtggaacgctttcgacacgcTCCATGCTCTgaccaattgaggctgttctgaggtcagggggaggggggggtgcaactcaatattaggaaggtgttcttaatattttgaaCACTCATTGTACATTACGAGTCTCAAAAGATAAATACAGGTATTTCCCAGTACATCAAATAAGCCTTCACAAGCCCTGACCACTCACTTGCGTCGGAACATCTCAGCAAAGATGCAGCCCGTACTCCAGATGTCCACAGGCGTAGCGTAGGTGGACTGGAGCAGGACCTCAGGAGGCCTGTACCACAGAGTCACCACCTGAGAGTCGTGGAGGAGAGAGTTGGTAGTATTATGAATGCATATTAATTTTAATGCATGAAAACTGAAATCTGCCATACCGAATttataccagcatgtcacctgtgcaattAGACgcaaaaaaaaactctagatcacctttactccacacagagacgcatacaaagccctcccacATCATCCATTTCACAAATCTGACCAGaagtctatcctcctgattcctgcttaaaagcaaaaactcaaacaggaagtacctttGACgagctcaatacagaagtggtgcGATGAaacggatgctaagctacaggactgtttctctAGCAAAGACTGGAATTTGTTCAGGGATTCATCCTGTTtgtctatcctgattgcctagtcacttttacccctacctacatgtacagattaccacAACTAcctcccctgcacattgaatcaGTACTTACACtctttgtatatagcctcgtaatTTTTTTGTGCTACTATATCCTTTTATTTTTTGCACACACAAAAATACTGtctaactctgcattgttgggaaagggctcataagtaagcatttcaccataAAGTCtaccctgttgtattcggcatatgagaaatatattttttaatttaatatttaaaacatacaatatacttgcagtgaagccgctcaacaactacagccctccaagaccccccccccccccccccaagtgtaGAGCATAAGTAAGCATTATGGTGAATGCACAGAGACCCCTTCAATGCTCAACCATAGTGTGTGTCTTCCTACCACAGGAGTGAGGGCCATGTGGTAGCTGTAGATCCTTGCCAGTCCAAAGTCGGCCAGCTTCACCTGACCACGGCTggtgaccaggatgttctctggcTTCAGGTCCCGGTGCACCACGCGATTCGAGTGGAGGAATGCCAGGCCACACAGCAACTGACGCATCAGGTCCTAACACACACAGGGGGACACATTTAACCTGCGTACCATGCTTGACCCACTCAACAGTCTTCCATCACAACCAGCCAGGTAGAATGAGAGTGAAACCTATACTGACTGTACAGCTGGTCCTGTGTGCAAACAGGCCTggatagggctgtggcggtcatgaaattctGTCAGCCGGTGACTGtcaactgccggtctcacggtaactGACAGTTaaataacaaacacatttagcaacTCCTAGCTTCCACGCATAGCGTACCAGCCATTGATGCAGACCTCattgatgcagacctttggaacatctacattttaaaaagtctaataaatccatgtaatataacctacactatcacaataaatccattacaTATTTTAGAtgggtctaaagaaacatgatatgaagaaaatgtcatgaacttcagaagaacagaatagcatactctgagttgtccttatgttaggccctgatctggctatgccaattttttaaaatttaactaggcaagtcagttaagaacaaattcagaagacgctgggccaattgtgcgccaccctatactcccaatcatggccggttgtgatgcagcctgggtgtgaaccagggtgtctatagtgatgcctctagcactgatatgcagtgccttagacctctgcgccactcgggagccctatggctgtgggctacactagttcatttagcagacaagattttaTTAGAATttcgtggcattattttatagtatgaataatacatttgaatattGCTGAATAAGATAGAAAGGATGTTTTCTCCAAAAGATTTCTGAGGGAGTGCCACATgaagctattctgtgttgagcagttaagAAACAGGTCcccctatatgcttaatttagagttatttatgcaacttttgttggctgcatgatgtgactaatgatgatttgaaaaatgtTTCATGAAAGGCATGAGCCCTGCTTTGTTTCCTGGACAGGCTGtgcacacttcatcagtctctcattcacaatttgaaaaGCACTTGACAATGCCTCGAATTTCCTGGCGGCCCTAGTGTGGCCGTAATGACCCCTAAAAAAAATCCATGCTTTTTGCGACAAGTGgctgttgtgcccttgggctgaatataatcatTTTTATTCCCTTCTCCCGGCTGAGTgttccgaagcacctctcactcaaataaatggctctctcagatatcgCAATTCTAATTAGCCAATGCCCGTCACGTGATCGGGTTCTTCTCACAGGCATCTATCTCAGCTCCGAAGTAGGCAAGTGAAGACATACATCTGGGTTGCAAGTGCACGCTTCCTTCTTATCAAATTCTGAGATGTTAGAAGAATTTCCCTtgtcgtcagccaacaagatgagtcgGCCTAACGAACAACAAaaccactagcctatgtcaatctactaacccccatagtacaaaagttgacctattctattcatcagtggattaatgtgcttaattttaagtaattatttggccactttagttgtcaaatcaaattgtgatacagttgtgatacaaaccttatcaaaacatacagGCCGATGGGCTAGGCTATAtgagttgtgatacaaaccttatcaaaacatacagGCCGATGGGCTAGGCTATAtgagttgtgatacaaaccttattaaaacataaagGCCGATGGGCTAGGCTATAtgagttgtgatacaaaccttatcaaaacatacaggccgatgggctaggctacatgaagtgtgggactatgatttgaaaaagtcgcaAAAAAAGGCATGCCCCATTTTCTGCCTTACTGCAcacaagctgggcatcattcacaagttataggctaatattgtcactcaACAGACTATTGTTGATTAAATATTGTCTTTAcaaatactaaataatatatgtgtgaaatttgttttgatttagaatggaccattatcatgcacctgtctcggaacaggggcaacaaaaaaaaacatgtcatctATACCcttaaatagtgaatggaggacgcttttcctgtggttaattttcatgccagccaggaaggctatactcctgttgtaaagcaaagcaatgtgtttaatattaggaaagttgagaaataaatatagtaggccgaGCCTATAGagagctgatgggatcctcctcatTTTAATTAAGGCCATCAAAACTCGTTCCGCACGCATTTCCATAGCCTATAGAAACGTTGCGCAatatgagctcatgggctctcaaagtgtttgattcgatttttgattacattgatgtcagagtgattagagggacaatagagtgctgagtaccaggcagttagcaagtttggtaggctactaatgaccatcagcagcattagagcttggagaagcctagttaacgata from Oncorhynchus kisutch isolate 150728-3 linkage group LG5, Okis_V2, whole genome shotgun sequence harbors:
- the LOC109882619 gene encoding cyclin-dependent kinase 4 isoform X2, translating into MCTSGSWMCVFCVCVYIRLMDVCVLCLCVHQAHGRVCSVFVCTSGSWACVFCVCVYVRLMGVCVLCLCVHQAHGRVCSVFVCTSGPWACVCCVCVYIRSMGVCVLCLCVRQAHGRVCSVFVCTSGSWACVFCVCVYIRLMDVCATLRTDQETKVTLVFEHVDQDLKTYLEKAPAPGLPPSRIQDLMRQLLCGLAFLHSNRVVHRDLKPENILVTSRGQVKLADFGLARIYSYHMALTPVVVTLWYRPPEVLLQSTYATPVDIWSTGCIFAEMFRRKPLFCGDSEVDQLGKIFNVIGLPPEEEWPADVTLSRHNFSPISPRPITDYAPEINKQGTELLLKMLTFDPLRRISALNALEHPYFQENEEEVTNG
- the LOC109882619 gene encoding cyclin-dependent kinase 4 isoform X1, with translation MAQGSEVQYEPVAEIGGGAYGTVYKARDLESGQFVALKSVRVQTDQDGLPISTVREVALLKRLEQFDHPNVVKLMDVCATLRTDQETKVTLVFEHVDQDLKTYLEKAPAPGLPPSRIQDLMRQLLCGLAFLHSNRVVHRDLKPENILVTSRGQVKLADFGLARIYSYHMALTPVVVTLWYRPPEVLLQSTYATPVDIWSTGCIFAEMFRRKPLFCGDSEVDQLGKIFNVIGLPPEEEWPADVTLSRHNFSPISPRPITDYAPEINKQGTELLLKMLTFDPLRRISALNALEHPYFQENEEEVTNG